In Nitrososphaerota archaeon, one genomic interval encodes:
- a CDS encoding GPW/gp25 family protein, which translates to MTQYSFPFNVDGRGRTSVASEDEHIKQLIEQVLFTALGERVNRPTFGSGVGQLLFAPNSNELASATHFIVQGALQQWLGDIIQVESVVVTNEDSTLHVVVQYMVKRNQQRRVTEYSKEV; encoded by the coding sequence ATGACTCAGTACAGCTTTCCATTCAATGTCGATGGACGCGGACGTACATCGGTGGCAAGTGAAGACGAGCACATCAAGCAGTTGATTGAACAGGTTCTGTTCACAGCACTGGGTGAAAGGGTCAACCGGCCGACATTCGGTAGCGGAGTGGGCCAGCTGCTGTTTGCGCCGAACAGCAACGAGCTTGCTTCCGCCACGCACTTCATTGTTCAGGGTGCCTTGCAGCAGTGGCTTGGAGATATTATTCAAGTAGAATCTGTCGTTGTGACTAACGAGGACTCCACTTTACATGTAGTGGTTCAATATATGGTGAAACGCAACCAGCAGCGGCGGGTAACTGAGTACTCCAAGGAGGTCTAA
- a CDS encoding DUF4280 domain-containing protein — protein sequence MPGYIVQVGATAMCPHGGQVTIVSSNTKVLAGGQPVATQSDTFTIAGCAFTIPPSKPQPCVTVKWLVPATRVKVSGNPVILQNSTGLCQTGEQIPQGPPNVTMTQVRVKGT from the coding sequence ATGCCTGGATATATCGTACAAGTCGGAGCCACTGCAATGTGTCCTCATGGTGGACAGGTAACCATCGTTTCCTCAAACACAAAGGTTCTTGCAGGTGGACAGCCTGTAGCCACACAGTCGGATACCTTCACAATTGCTGGCTGCGCCTTCACGATCCCGCCAAGCAAGCCGCAACCGTGCGTCACAGTAAAGTGGCTGGTTCCCGCAACAAGAGTCAAGGTTAGCGGTAACCCGGTGATTCTGCAGAACAGTACCGGGCTATGCCAAACTGGAGAGCAGATTCCTCAGGGTCCTCCTAATGTAACGATGACTCAGGTAAGGGTCAAGGGAACCTAA
- a CDS encoding ParB/RepB/Spo0J family partition protein has translation MANSMVYASSIAGVIEDVPIHKIGYPANCLRSNLAGLTELAASIRRNGLLQPIVVRLVNDHFEVVAGNRRLKACELLKWRKITCHVVEMDDRTAFEFSLIENIQRETLSAVEEARAFKKYVTDFGWGGVSELAKRIDKSPSYVTKRMNLLNLPDGIVRFVDEMSLSASVAEELFPVKDSSKQSELAALIMKRHLSLRNTRELVDQYKAGRSVNSPDCVPDIEQKKRVFDKLIVILRVALKNTGELVNDHEDEWMLHEILMQHKSMLHRQIDLLIKERRKFNNRLLAS, from the coding sequence ATGGCAAATTCTATGGTTTATGCCTCCTCAATTGCGGGGGTCATAGAGGATGTTCCTATACACAAAATCGGGTACCCAGCGAATTGCCTGCGCTCTAACTTAGCGGGTCTTACTGAGCTAGCTGCTTCAATTAGGCGAAACGGCTTGCTGCAGCCGATTGTAGTGAGGCTGGTTAATGATCACTTCGAAGTTGTAGCTGGAAACAGGAGACTTAAGGCCTGCGAGCTTTTGAAGTGGAGAAAAATCACATGCCATGTAGTGGAAATGGATGACAGGACTGCATTCGAGTTTTCTCTAATTGAGAACATTCAGCGAGAAACACTTTCAGCAGTAGAAGAAGCTAGGGCCTTCAAGAAGTACGTTACAGATTTTGGATGGGGAGGTGTTTCAGAGCTTGCAAAGAGGATCGACAAAAGCCCAAGCTACGTTACAAAGCGGATGAACCTACTGAACCTACCTGATGGTATTGTACGGTTTGTCGATGAGATGTCGCTAAGCGCAAGTGTAGCTGAGGAGCTGTTCCCCGTCAAAGATTCCTCGAAACAATCAGAACTGGCAGCATTAATAATGAAGAGGCATCTTTCTCTAAGAAATACTCGTGAACTTGTGGATCAGTACAAAGCTGGCCGTTCTGTTAATTCCCCAGACTGTGTCCCAGACATTGAACAGAAGAAAAGGGTCTTCGACAAACTAATTGTAATATTGCGGGTGGCTCTGAAAAACACAGGCGAATTGGTAAACGATCACGAAGATGAATGGATGTTGCATGAAATATTGATGCAGCACAAAAGCATGCTGCACCGCCAAATTGATCTCCTGATAAAGGAAAGGCGCAAATTCAATAATAGGCTGCTCGCTTCCTGA